The Leptodactylus fuscus isolate aLepFus1 chromosome 3, aLepFus1.hap2, whole genome shotgun sequence genome has a segment encoding these proteins:
- the LOC142196519 gene encoding GTP cyclohydrolase 1-like — MNNHMNGEVNCNYITSYNGSMDIKKNLMQQSLKQCNKENHEEDKLPALESSYTTILKELGENPEREGLLKTPLRAAKAMQFFTKGYQENVFDILNNAIFDENHDEIVIVKDIDVFSLCEHHLVPFFGKVHIGYLPNKKVVGLSKLARIVEIFSRRLQVQERLTKQIALAINEALQPMGVAVVMEASHMCMVMRGVQKMNSRTVTSTMYGIFRDDPKTREEFLSLIKQ; from the exons ATGAACAACCATATGAATGGAGAAGTCAACTGCaactatatcaccagctacaatGGATCCATGGATATCAAAAAGAATCTGATGCAACAAAGTTTGAAGCAGTGCAACAAGGAGAACCATGAAGAGGATAAGCTGCCCGCACTGGAAAGCTCCTACACCACCATCCTAAAAGAACTGGGGGAGAATCCTGAAAGGGAAGGCTTGCTGAAGACTCCTCTCCGAGCTGCCAAAGCCATGCAGTTCTTCACCAAGGGATATCAGGAGAACGTCTTTG ATATTCTCAACAACGCCATATTTGATGAAAACCACGATGAAATTGTCATTGTGAAGGATATCGATGTCTTCTCGCTCTGTGAACACCACTTGGTACCATTTTTTGGAAAG GTGCACATCGGCTACCTACCAAATAAAAAAGTCGTCGGGTTGAGTAAATTGGCGCG aattGTTGAAATCTTCAGTCGGAGATTACAAG TTCAGGAACGTCTTACAAAGCAAATTGCCCTTGCGATCAATGAGGCCCTGCAGCCAATGGGAGTGGCCGTGGTCATGGAGGCTTC GCACATGTGTATGGTCATGCGAGGCGTGCAGAAGATGAACAGCAGGACGGTCACCAGCACAATGTACGGGATCTTCAGAGATGACCCCAAGACCCGGGAAGAATTCCTCTCACTGATCAAACAATGA